A region from the Ciconia boyciana chromosome 1, ASM3463844v1, whole genome shotgun sequence genome encodes:
- the LOC140643165 gene encoding suppressor of cytokine signaling 1-like, with product MIRGRPDDLHNTHSTVSRPQRQHRSILPSPAPPSLPDRFRMFRSCEWEVLERSLNILQASDFYWGPLSVGEAHAKLQREPVGTYLVRDSSQGNCLFSLSVRMPTGPVSLRISFQEGYFRLKNWFSDCVVRLLELVVAGTRNNPLHFDEMGGTPLVFSEPLCRSRRAVPTLRELCCRSLPAGAAMGDRAGLGGSSGMCPREQVVSPPGRRGGSEGSIVPSPSPSWAGR from the coding sequence ATGATCAGAGGGAGGCCAGATGATCTGCACAACACTCACTCCACTGTTTCTCGTCCACAAAGGCAGCATCGGAGCattctccccagccctgcaccccccagcTTGCCCGATCGTTTCCGAATGTTTCGCAGCTGCGAGTGGGAGGTCCTGGAGCGATCCCTCAATATCCTCCAGGCCAGCGACTTCTACTGGGGCCCCTTGTCCGTGGGGGAGGCTCACGCCAAGCTTCAGAGGGAGCCCGTCGGCACCTACTTGGTGCGGGACAGCTCGCAGGGGAACTGCTTGTTCAGCCTGAGCGTGCGGATGCCGACAGGGCCTGTCAGCCTTCGGATCTCTTTCCAGGAGGGCTATTTCCGCCTGAAGAACTGGTTTTCAGACTGCGTGGTccggctgctggagctggtggtGGCGGGGACCCGAAACAACCCCTTGCACTTTGATGAGATGGGGGGAACCCCCCTGGTCTTCTCCGAGCCCCTGTGCCGGAGCCGCCGGGCAGTGCCCACGCTGCGAGAACTGTGCTGCCGGAGCCTGCCCGCTGGTGCTGCGAtgggggacagagcagggctggggggctcctCGGGGATGTGCCCAAGGGAGCAGGTGGTCTCACCCCCAGGCAGAAGGGGAGGGTCAGAGGGGAGCATcgtccccagcccctctccatcCTGGGCTGGGAGATGA